A genomic window from Pseudonocardia broussonetiae includes:
- a CDS encoding Gfo/Idh/MocA family protein: protein MSRVRIAVAGAGLIGKRHIEEIDGSPAAELASIVDPGPAGPEQAEKYGVALHASLAEAFAADRPDGVILATPNRLHVDGGLQCVAAGVPVVVEKPIGDSVEAATRLVEAAEAAGVPLLTGHHRNYSAIMTAARSVVASGVLGRIVAVSGTALFHKPDDYFEAGGGWRREPGGGPVLLNLVHEVNALLALVGDVVRVQAVTSSATRGFPVEDTAAILFTFANGALGTFLLSDTAASARSWEHTSRENSDYPTHADEDCYHIAGTTGSLSIPTMRVLEYRGSRSWYERFHASRVSLQRTDPLAAQIAHFAAVIRGDARPICSGRDGLRTLQVVDAVLEAARTGLPVEPAA from the coding sequence ATGAGCCGGGTGCGGATCGCGGTGGCGGGCGCGGGGCTGATCGGGAAGCGCCACATTGAGGAGATCGACGGGAGCCCGGCCGCCGAGCTGGCGTCGATCGTCGACCCCGGTCCGGCCGGCCCGGAGCAGGCCGAGAAGTACGGGGTGGCGCTGCACGCCTCGCTCGCCGAGGCGTTCGCCGCCGACCGGCCCGACGGCGTCATCCTGGCGACGCCGAACCGCCTGCACGTCGACGGCGGGCTGCAGTGCGTGGCCGCGGGCGTGCCGGTGGTCGTGGAGAAGCCGATCGGCGACAGCGTCGAGGCCGCGACGCGGCTCGTCGAGGCGGCGGAGGCGGCGGGGGTCCCGCTGCTCACCGGCCACCACCGCAACTACTCCGCGATCATGACGGCGGCCCGGTCGGTGGTCGCGAGCGGCGTCCTGGGGCGGATCGTCGCGGTGAGCGGCACGGCGCTGTTCCACAAGCCCGACGACTACTTCGAGGCCGGTGGTGGCTGGCGGCGCGAGCCCGGCGGCGGGCCGGTCCTGCTCAACCTCGTGCACGAGGTGAACGCCCTGCTCGCGCTGGTCGGCGACGTCGTCCGGGTCCAGGCCGTGACGTCGTCCGCGACGCGGGGGTTCCCGGTGGAGGACACGGCGGCGATCCTGTTCACGTTCGCGAACGGGGCGCTGGGCACCTTCCTGCTGTCCGACACCGCCGCATCGGCCCGCAGCTGGGAGCACACCTCGCGCGAGAACTCGGACTACCCCACGCACGCCGACGAGGACTGCTACCACATCGCGGGCACCACGGGATCGCTGTCGATCCCGACGATGCGGGTGCTCGAGTACCGCGGGAGCCGCTCCTGGTACGAGCGGTTCCACGCCTCGCGGGTGAGCCTGCAGCGGACCGACCCGCTGGCCGCCCAGATCGCGCACTTCGCCGCGGTCATCCGCGGCGACGCCCGGCCGATCTGCAGCGGGCGCGACGGGCTGCGGACCCTGCAGGTGGTGGACGCCGTCCTGGAGGCCGCGCGCACCGGGCTCCCCGTCGAACCGGCCGCCTGA
- a CDS encoding DUF3043 domain-containing protein: MTRTGRRPPPRNRRGAHRTTGATPRTRERAAVRLQPADRTGRSTADEHLAVRDRGPVRAYVRDVVDARRRLVGLFMPAFACALISWQSPPSELRSILLTVGLAALAVVVTDAMVLGAQVVRMTRLQFPNTHVSGLRTGWYAFMRAHRPRRMRRPVPRVAP, from the coding sequence GTGACCCGCACCGGGCGGCGCCCGCCGCCGCGCAACCGCCGCGGGGCGCACCGGACCACCGGTGCCACCCCCCGCACCCGGGAGCGGGCCGCGGTCCGGCTCCAGCCGGCCGACCGGACCGGGCGGAGCACGGCGGACGAGCACCTGGCCGTGCGCGACCGGGGACCGGTCCGCGCCTACGTCCGGGACGTCGTCGACGCCCGGCGGCGGCTCGTGGGCCTGTTCATGCCCGCGTTCGCCTGCGCGCTGATCTCCTGGCAGAGCCCGCCGTCGGAGCTGCGGAGCATCCTGCTGACCGTGGGCCTGGCCGCACTGGCCGTCGTGGTGACCGACGCCATGGTCCTCGGAGCGCAGGTGGTGCGGATGACCCGCCTGCAGTTCCCGAACACCCACGTCAGCGGCCTGCGGACGGGCTGGTACGCGTTCATGCGGGCCCACCGTCCGCGCCGGATGCGGCGGCCGGTCCCCCGCGTCGCGCCCTGA
- a CDS encoding bifunctional sugar phosphate isomerase/epimerase/4-hydroxyphenylpyruvate dioxygenase family protein, with translation MTVSARPTAAPQPAGPATHVRTALATVCISGTLEDKLDAAAAAGFDGVEIFEPDLVASSSSPAAVRSRCADLGLSIDLYQPFRDFDDVRPEVVEANLRRAERKFDVMEQLGTDLVLVCSSCIPTAVAEDDRIAEQLHRLAVRAAARGIRVAYEALAWGREVNTYERSWEVVRRADHPALGLCVDSFHILSRGSDPAGIRDIPADKLFFLQLADAPMLDMDVLQWSRHHRLFPGQGTFDLPAFLGHVLSAGYDGPLSLEVFNDVFRQSDPRRTAVDARRSLLALAEATTDRVPPAVRGTLASTALPPEPTLRGYAFAELAVDAGSAPALAATLAALGFTHSGQHRSKPVQLWRYGAATVLVNASGRPGAAVAAIGVETADPGAALRRAEALLAPAHPQPHGPAEADLSAVAAPDGTEVFFCRTGADDATSWLSDFVPTGTGTDAGDAGITHIDHVALTQPFDSFDEAALFYRGLLGLRTQHASEVAAPFGLVRNRAVSDAARTVRLCLSVSVLRRGEWGPAVTDPQHVAFATDDVLAVARAARAAGAPVLDIPDNYYDDLDARLAPPPDLLARMRELGVLLDRDADGEFLHFYTEVLGGRVFFEVVQRVAGYAGYGELNGPVRMAAHRRQRARAGDR, from the coding sequence ATGACCGTTTCCGCCCGCCCGACGGCGGCACCGCAACCGGCCGGACCGGCCACGCACGTCCGCACGGCGCTGGCGACCGTCTGCATCTCCGGGACCCTGGAGGACAAGCTCGACGCCGCCGCCGCGGCGGGCTTCGACGGCGTGGAGATCTTCGAACCCGACCTGGTCGCGTCCTCGTCGTCGCCTGCCGCCGTGCGCTCCCGGTGCGCCGACCTGGGGCTGTCGATCGACCTCTACCAGCCGTTCCGCGACTTCGACGACGTCCGCCCCGAGGTCGTCGAGGCCAACCTCCGGCGGGCGGAGCGCAAGTTCGACGTGATGGAGCAGCTCGGCACGGACCTGGTGCTGGTGTGCTCGTCGTGCATCCCGACGGCCGTGGCCGAGGACGACCGGATCGCCGAGCAGCTGCACCGGCTGGCGGTCCGCGCGGCCGCCCGCGGCATCCGGGTCGCCTACGAGGCGCTCGCCTGGGGCCGCGAGGTGAACACCTACGAGCGCTCCTGGGAGGTGGTCCGGCGGGCCGACCACCCGGCACTCGGGCTGTGCGTGGACAGCTTCCACATCCTCTCGCGCGGCTCCGACCCGGCCGGGATCCGCGACATCCCCGCCGACAAGCTGTTCTTCCTCCAGCTCGCCGACGCCCCGATGCTGGACATGGACGTGCTGCAGTGGAGCCGCCACCACCGGCTGTTCCCCGGCCAGGGCACGTTCGACCTGCCCGCGTTCCTCGGCCACGTGCTCAGCGCCGGGTACGACGGGCCGCTGTCGCTCGAGGTCTTCAACGACGTGTTCCGCCAGTCCGACCCCCGCCGGACCGCGGTCGACGCACGGCGGTCGCTGCTCGCGCTGGCCGAGGCGACCACGGACCGGGTGCCGCCCGCGGTGCGCGGAACGCTCGCGTCGACCGCCCTGCCCCCGGAGCCGACCCTGCGCGGGTACGCGTTCGCCGAGCTGGCCGTCGACGCCGGGAGCGCTCCCGCGCTGGCCGCGACCCTCGCGGCGCTGGGGTTCACCCACTCCGGGCAGCACCGCTCCAAGCCGGTGCAGCTGTGGCGGTACGGTGCGGCGACGGTCCTGGTCAACGCCTCCGGACGGCCGGGTGCCGCGGTCGCGGCGATCGGGGTCGAGACGGCCGACCCGGGCGCGGCCCTGCGACGCGCGGAGGCCCTGCTCGCCCCCGCCCACCCGCAGCCGCACGGGCCCGCCGAGGCCGACCTGTCCGCCGTGGCGGCACCGGACGGCACCGAGGTCTTCTTCTGCCGCACCGGTGCCGACGACGCCACGAGCTGGCTGTCGGACTTCGTCCCGACCGGCACCGGGACGGACGCCGGCGACGCGGGGATCACGCACATCGACCACGTCGCGCTGACGCAGCCGTTCGACTCCTTCGACGAGGCCGCGCTGTTCTACCGCGGGCTGCTCGGGCTCCGCACGCAGCACGCCTCCGAGGTGGCGGCCCCGTTCGGACTGGTCCGCAACCGCGCGGTCAGCGACGCCGCGCGCACCGTCCGGCTGTGCCTGAGCGTGTCGGTGCTGCGTCGCGGCGAGTGGGGGCCCGCCGTCACGGACCCGCAGCACGTCGCGTTCGCCACCGACGACGTGCTGGCCGTGGCGCGCGCCGCCCGCGCGGCGGGCGCCCCCGTGCTCGACATCCCGGACAACTACTACGACGACCTCGACGCCCGCCTCGCCCCGCCGCCGGACCTGCTGGCCCGGATGCGCGAGCTGGGCGTGCTGCTCGACCGCGACGCCGACGGCGAGTTCCTGCACTTCTACACCGAGGTGCTGGGCGGCCGCGTGTTCTTCGAGGTCGTGCAGCGGGTCGCCGGGTACGCGGGGTACGGCGAGCTCAACGGCCCGGTCCGGATGGCCGCGCACCGGCGTCAGCGCGCCCGGGCGGGAGACCGGTGA
- a CDS encoding LuxR family transcriptional regulator has protein sequence MSLFVGRGPELEALRARLAESMAGKPQVVHIEGPAGIGKTALIEQFLGGLDPAPVVVRSSGEDTESRLAYGVVEQLARSAGEAGASLLESMPGAASPVEDPVRVGTRLLDLVDRLGSGPPVVVVVVDDVHWADLPSVQALVFALRRLVADPVLTLLAVRDDSVAGLPESLRRLVTGHRGSVLPLRGLDAADLRALAAGMGIGEFAARAAERLCDGTQGNPLHARALLEEFPPARWGPAEQPLPPPRSFRMLVRDRYEDCGASARLLVDAAAVLGPHSTLARVAALAGVEQPLAAVDEAAKVGIVRLSSSSPPWTVSFPHPLVRAAVYDELGPARRHDLHLAAAGLADDEAAALRHRVAAATDPDARLADDLTRFADGEAHRQAWQSAAAHLIDASRLVPDPAEARIRILRAVVWTLLRGDATTAATFGPEIAAFPPGPLRDAVLGGLAIAADDLSSAEQLLASAWASRRRGSDADHEVDAVVAVMTAIHSYGRLDAAATVVWCRRALDVLPPDDTALRAVAQTYLLHGLGYGGYAAESSAESASADEQPLDRDHLWLNPRSARGVLRLVDDDLDGARADLVSVAAVASERGILNTAAFGLAYLARAEWVAGDWDEALVHAERAVAINMESDFGFMRAAVVGIAALVPAARGDWDAAEGFLAGVVARPDGYERSTVALAMARARIGEACADPAAVLSALEPVRRFAHRDAVDEPGFWTWQDLYSDALVAVGRAEEADGFLVPHEELARLRGRRSALGRLARARGRIEAALGRPEQAEAAFERAVAAVEGRGLPFEQARIELAAGQFLRRAGKRRRAADLLTAAQRRFTGLGARPFAERCEAELAASGLRPATGPDRDRAGLTSQELVVARLAAGGRSNREVADELVVSIKTVEYHLRNAFQKLGVSSRRQLPDRLAALEA, from the coding sequence ATGTCGCTGTTCGTCGGCCGAGGGCCCGAGCTGGAGGCCCTGCGGGCGCGGCTGGCCGAGTCGATGGCCGGGAAGCCGCAGGTCGTGCACATCGAGGGCCCCGCGGGCATCGGCAAGACCGCGCTGATCGAGCAGTTCCTCGGCGGGCTGGACCCCGCCCCCGTCGTCGTGCGCTCCAGCGGGGAGGACACCGAGTCCCGCCTCGCCTACGGCGTCGTCGAGCAGCTCGCGCGGTCGGCGGGCGAGGCCGGCGCGTCGCTGCTCGAGTCGATGCCGGGTGCGGCGTCGCCGGTCGAGGATCCCGTGCGGGTGGGCACCCGCCTCCTGGACCTCGTCGACCGGCTCGGGTCCGGCCCACCGGTCGTCGTCGTCGTCGTCGACGACGTCCACTGGGCCGACCTGCCCTCGGTGCAGGCGCTCGTGTTCGCCTTGCGCAGGCTCGTCGCCGATCCCGTCCTGACGCTGCTCGCGGTGCGCGACGACTCGGTCGCCGGGCTGCCGGAGAGCCTGCGCCGCCTCGTGACGGGGCACCGGGGCAGCGTGCTGCCGCTGCGCGGTCTCGACGCCGCCGACCTGCGGGCGCTCGCCGCGGGGATGGGCATCGGCGAGTTCGCGGCGCGTGCGGCCGAACGGCTGTGCGACGGCACGCAGGGCAACCCGCTGCACGCCCGTGCGCTCCTGGAGGAGTTCCCCCCCGCCCGCTGGGGTCCCGCGGAGCAGCCGCTGCCGCCGCCGCGGTCGTTCCGGATGCTGGTGCGCGACCGGTACGAGGACTGCGGGGCGTCCGCGCGCCTGCTCGTCGACGCCGCCGCCGTGCTCGGGCCGCACAGCACGCTCGCCCGCGTCGCCGCGCTCGCCGGGGTCGAGCAGCCGCTCGCCGCCGTCGACGAGGCGGCGAAGGTCGGGATCGTGCGGCTGTCCTCGTCGAGCCCGCCGTGGACGGTGTCGTTCCCGCACCCGCTCGTGCGGGCGGCCGTGTACGACGAGCTCGGGCCGGCCCGCCGGCACGACCTGCACCTCGCCGCCGCCGGGCTCGCCGACGACGAGGCGGCGGCCCTGCGCCACCGGGTGGCCGCCGCCACCGACCCGGACGCGCGGCTGGCCGACGACCTGACCCGGTTCGCCGACGGTGAGGCCCACCGGCAGGCGTGGCAGAGCGCGGCCGCGCACCTGATCGACGCGAGCAGGCTGGTGCCGGACCCGGCGGAGGCGCGGATCCGGATCCTGCGCGCCGTGGTCTGGACGCTGCTGCGCGGCGACGCGACGACGGCCGCGACCTTCGGGCCGGAGATCGCGGCGTTCCCCCCGGGTCCGTTGCGGGACGCGGTGCTGGGCGGGCTCGCGATCGCCGCCGACGACCTGTCCTCCGCGGAGCAGCTCCTCGCGTCGGCGTGGGCATCGCGGCGTCGTGGCAGCGACGCCGACCACGAGGTGGACGCCGTCGTCGCCGTGATGACGGCGATCCACTCCTACGGCCGGCTCGACGCCGCGGCGACGGTCGTGTGGTGCCGCCGGGCCCTGGACGTGCTGCCGCCCGACGACACCGCGCTGCGCGCCGTCGCGCAGACCTACCTGCTGCACGGGCTGGGGTACGGCGGGTACGCCGCGGAGTCGTCGGCGGAGTCCGCGTCGGCCGACGAGCAGCCGCTCGACCGGGACCACCTCTGGCTGAACCCGCGGTCGGCCCGCGGCGTGCTCCGACTGGTCGACGACGACCTCGACGGCGCGCGGGCCGACCTGGTGTCCGTCGCGGCGGTCGCCTCGGAGCGGGGGATCCTCAACACCGCGGCGTTCGGCCTCGCCTACCTCGCGCGGGCCGAGTGGGTCGCCGGGGACTGGGACGAGGCCCTGGTGCACGCGGAGCGGGCGGTGGCGATCAACATGGAGTCCGACTTCGGCTTCATGCGGGCGGCCGTCGTCGGGATCGCGGCGCTCGTCCCCGCGGCCCGGGGCGACTGGGACGCGGCGGAGGGCTTCCTGGCCGGCGTGGTCGCCCGTCCCGACGGGTACGAGCGGTCCACCGTCGCGCTCGCGATGGCCAGGGCCCGCATCGGCGAGGCATGCGCGGATCCCGCCGCCGTGCTGTCCGCGCTCGAACCGGTGCGCCGCTTCGCGCACCGCGACGCCGTCGACGAGCCGGGCTTCTGGACCTGGCAGGACCTCTACTCGGATGCGCTCGTGGCGGTCGGCCGCGCGGAGGAGGCCGACGGGTTCCTCGTCCCGCACGAGGAGCTGGCGCGGCTCCGGGGCCGACGGTCCGCCCTCGGCCGGCTGGCCAGGGCGCGGGGCCGGATCGAGGCCGCCCTCGGCCGTCCCGAGCAGGCCGAGGCCGCCTTCGAGCGGGCCGTCGCCGCCGTCGAGGGTCGGGGACTGCCCTTCGAACAGGCGCGCATCGAGCTCGCGGCCGGGCAGTTCCTGCGCCGGGCCGGCAAGCGCAGGCGGGCCGCCGACCTGCTCACCGCCGCCCAGCGCCGCTTCACCGGCCTGGGGGCCAGACCCTTCGCGGAGCGCTGCGAGGCCGAGCTGGCCGCATCAGGGCTGCGACCGGCGACCGGGCCGGACCGCGACCGGGCCGGGCTGACCTCGCAGGAGCTGGTGGTGGCCCGGCTCGCGGCGGGGGGACGCAGCAACCGCGAGGTGGCCGACGAGCTGGTCGTCAGCATCAAGACCGTCGAGTACCACCTGCGCAACGCGTTCCAGAAGCTCGGCGTCAGCTCCCGCCGGCAGCTGCCGGACCGGCTCGCCGCGCTGGAGGCGTAG
- a CDS encoding LysR family transcriptional regulator, which yields MELDWLETFLAVVDRGGFTAASEQVHRSQSRVSAHIAGLERELGVRLVDRSRRPATVTTAGRVFARHAREIVAGVGSARAAVGALRAMDQESLVVLTTPCIGTALFPGVIEAMSRDHPGVRVTLAEQSRHDVERRFPADGVVVAVLPTLGHPLAPGLRERVLWRERMQIVVGADHPLAGGGPVTPDRLVAHPLVVAGTAAEAPAEVLTLLAAAGLAVQPRVCVDAPQSLVAMARAGVGVGVANAVALQHADTRGLVLRDVTAPDFVREVAAYWFEVLVSTDVGRALLQTVLDAPLPRGADAVATRPASVRRDGAGPFQR from the coding sequence ATGGAGCTCGACTGGCTGGAGACGTTCCTCGCGGTGGTGGACCGCGGGGGGTTCACCGCCGCGTCCGAGCAGGTCCACCGCTCCCAGTCCCGGGTGAGCGCCCACATCGCCGGTCTGGAGCGCGAGCTCGGCGTGCGGCTCGTCGACCGCAGTCGCCGCCCCGCCACCGTGACCACCGCGGGGCGGGTCTTCGCGCGCCACGCCCGGGAGATCGTCGCGGGAGTCGGGAGCGCCCGGGCTGCCGTGGGTGCTCTGCGGGCCATGGACCAGGAGTCGCTCGTGGTGCTGACGACCCCGTGCATCGGCACGGCGCTGTTCCCCGGCGTGATCGAGGCCATGAGCCGCGACCACCCCGGCGTGCGGGTCACGCTCGCCGAGCAGAGCCGGCACGACGTCGAGCGCAGGTTCCCCGCCGACGGCGTGGTCGTCGCCGTGCTGCCGACCCTCGGCCACCCGCTGGCCCCCGGTCTCCGGGAGCGGGTGCTGTGGCGCGAGAGGATGCAGATCGTCGTCGGGGCCGACCACCCCCTCGCCGGTGGCGGTCCCGTGACGCCGGACCGCCTCGTCGCGCACCCGCTGGTCGTCGCGGGCACCGCCGCGGAGGCCCCGGCGGAGGTCCTCACCCTGCTGGCCGCGGCGGGACTCGCCGTGCAGCCCCGCGTCTGCGTCGACGCCCCGCAGTCGCTCGTCGCGATGGCCCGGGCCGGGGTCGGGGTCGGGGTGGCCAACGCGGTGGCGCTGCAGCACGCCGACACGCGTGGCCTCGTCCTCCGTGACGTCACCGCCCCGGACTTCGTGCGCGAGGTGGCGGCCTACTGGTTCGAGGTGCTCGTCAGCACCGACGTCGGGCGCGCCCTCCTGCAGACCGTCCTCGACGCCCCGCTGCCGCGCGGTGCCGACGCCGTGGCGACGCGCCCCGCGTCCGTCCGGCGGGATGGTGCAGGGCCGTTCCAGCGGTAG
- the aroQ gene encoding type II 3-dehydroquinate dehydratase: protein MTSVLVLNGPNLNLLGTRKPEVYGTTTLADVEEMCRKTAAELGLEVVFRQSNHEGQLIDWIHEWGGEVKAGRSIGAVYNPGAHTHTSIALHDAIEGAELPVVECHISNVHRREEFRHHSFISPVAAGIIVGFGVHGYVLALRGLHQLAPAARTEVGSSNSS from the coding sequence ATGACGTCCGTGCTCGTGCTCAACGGCCCGAACCTCAACCTGCTCGGCACCCGCAAGCCGGAGGTGTACGGGACGACGACACTGGCCGACGTCGAGGAGATGTGCCGCAAGACCGCGGCCGAGCTCGGGCTCGAGGTGGTGTTCCGCCAGTCGAACCACGAGGGGCAGCTGATCGACTGGATCCACGAGTGGGGAGGCGAGGTGAAGGCGGGGCGATCGATCGGGGCCGTCTACAACCCGGGCGCCCACACCCACACCTCGATCGCGCTGCACGACGCCATCGAGGGGGCCGAGCTGCCGGTGGTCGAGTGCCACATCTCGAACGTGCACCGCCGCGAGGAGTTCCGGCACCACTCCTTCATCTCGCCGGTCGCAGCGGGCATCATCGTGGGGTTCGGCGTGCACGGCTACGTGCTCGCACTCCGGGGCCTGCACCAGCTGGCGCCGGCGGCACGGACGGAGGTCGGGTCATCCAACTCTTCATGA
- a CDS encoding IclR family transcriptional regulator, with product MAGNSTEPGRSVTSKITSILMTFTEGSEHSLTEIARLAGLPISTAHRLASELASWRLLERTDDGHYRAGLPLRVIGAAEACAPSIPERAPCVLEDLAAATRCRVRLGVLRELEVAYIEKEPGQRPVTAFSAAATLPAHPTALGRALLAFSPASTVEMAIIRGLRPYTAHTVTSPDRFRRALAVTRLTRVAMTRRELDASTSGVAMPVFGVGGEVVAAIELTVRDLGHDVSPVMAALSIATRSLSRELAGRPERSVLPAPSTADLEPPVPQRA from the coding sequence ATGGCCGGCAACTCGACCGAGCCGGGACGGTCCGTCACCAGCAAGATCACCTCGATCCTGATGACGTTCACCGAGGGCAGCGAGCACTCCCTCACCGAGATCGCGCGGCTCGCCGGTCTCCCGATCTCCACCGCCCACCGGCTCGCGTCCGAGCTCGCGTCGTGGCGGCTGCTGGAGCGCACCGACGACGGCCACTACCGGGCCGGGCTGCCGCTGCGCGTGATCGGCGCCGCGGAGGCCTGCGCGCCGAGCATCCCCGAACGGGCTCCCTGCGTGCTGGAGGACCTCGCGGCGGCCACCCGCTGCCGGGTGCGGCTGGGGGTGCTGCGCGAGCTGGAGGTGGCCTACATCGAGAAGGAACCCGGCCAGCGACCCGTCACCGCGTTCTCCGCGGCCGCGACCCTGCCCGCGCACCCCACCGCGCTGGGTCGGGCGCTGCTGGCGTTCTCGCCCGCCAGCACCGTCGAGATGGCCATCATCCGCGGACTGCGTCCCTACACCGCCCACACCGTGACCTCGCCCGACCGCTTCCGCCGGGCGCTGGCCGTCACGCGCCTCACCCGCGTCGCGATGACCCGGCGGGAGCTGGACGCCTCCACGTCCGGGGTCGCGATGCCCGTGTTCGGGGTGGGGGGCGAGGTGGTGGCCGCCATCGAGCTGACGGTGCGCGACCTGGGGCACGACGTGTCACCGGTCATGGCGGCCCTGTCGATCGCCACCCGCAGCCTGTCCCGGGAGCTCGCCGGGCGCCCGGAGCGCTCCGTGCTGCCGGCGCCGAGCACGGCGGACCTCGAACCTCCGGTGCCGCAGCGGGCGTGA
- a CDS encoding PHA/PHB synthase family protein — translation MSQEPVHAAREIAERAAGVLGPESGLVEDMDAAGLGGALTRALRSSLWSPAVPARATLRLAGDLAQIPLVATTRFLGGTSEPPFEVDARDRRFADPAWSTNPVYYSVRLAYLAACRFARDVVGSSAVEADAARKAVLAMDLLLDALAPTNFLATNPAALKRAFDTAGASLVKGARTFVDDLLHNGGRPRQVDTSGFTVGGNLAATPAKVVFRNDLMELLQYEPQTEQVHAAPLLCSPPWINKYYVMDLAPGRSFIEWAVQHGRTVFAISYRNPTADMSGTTLDDYLVHGPQTALDVITEITGADTVDIVGLCLGGALTAITAAYLTQAGDDRVGTLTLLNTMLDYADPGALGTFTDRETVDRLERKMRKEGTLPGASMAGTFDVLRANDLIFNYVVSNWLMGQDPPAFDILAWNADSTRMPAAMHAFYLRNFYLDNKLATGQLEIAGRTIDLGAIKAPTYVVSAINDHIVPWESAYKTVGMVSGPVRFVLGSGGHIAGIVSPPGPKAWHMVTETESALPPTGSAWRSAAERRSGSWWEDWTRWSEASSGPLQAPPRTGSQEHPVIGDGPGTYVLE, via the coding sequence ATGTCGCAGGAACCGGTGCACGCCGCACGTGAGATCGCCGAGCGCGCCGCGGGCGTGCTGGGGCCCGAGTCCGGGCTGGTGGAGGACATGGACGCCGCAGGGCTCGGCGGCGCGCTCACCCGGGCCCTGCGCTCGAGCCTGTGGAGCCCCGCGGTACCCGCCCGGGCCACCCTGCGGCTCGCGGGCGACCTGGCCCAGATCCCGCTCGTGGCGACGACCCGGTTCCTCGGCGGCACCAGTGAGCCCCCGTTCGAGGTGGACGCCAGGGACCGGCGCTTCGCCGACCCGGCGTGGAGCACGAACCCCGTCTACTACTCGGTGCGGCTCGCCTACCTCGCCGCGTGCCGCTTCGCCCGGGACGTCGTGGGGTCCTCGGCGGTGGAGGCCGACGCCGCCCGCAAGGCGGTGCTCGCGATGGACCTGCTGCTCGACGCGCTGGCACCCACGAACTTCCTCGCCACCAACCCCGCCGCGCTCAAGCGCGCGTTCGACACCGCCGGCGCCAGCCTGGTCAAGGGCGCGCGGACGTTCGTCGACGACCTGCTGCACAACGGGGGCCGCCCGCGCCAGGTCGACACCAGCGGGTTCACCGTCGGGGGCAACCTGGCGGCGACGCCCGCGAAGGTCGTCTTCCGCAACGACCTGATGGAGCTGCTGCAGTACGAGCCGCAGACCGAGCAGGTGCACGCGGCGCCGCTGCTGTGCAGCCCGCCGTGGATCAACAAGTACTACGTGATGGACCTGGCGCCGGGCCGCAGCTTCATCGAGTGGGCGGTGCAGCACGGTCGCACGGTGTTCGCGATCAGCTACCGGAACCCGACGGCGGACATGTCCGGCACCACCCTGGACGACTACCTCGTGCACGGCCCGCAGACCGCCCTCGACGTGATCACCGAGATCACCGGCGCCGACACCGTCGACATCGTGGGACTGTGCCTGGGCGGTGCGCTGACGGCGATCACCGCGGCGTACCTGACGCAGGCGGGGGACGACCGCGTGGGCACGCTGACGCTGCTCAACACGATGCTGGACTACGCCGACCCCGGAGCGCTCGGCACGTTCACCGACCGGGAGACGGTGGACAGGCTCGAGAGGAAGATGCGGAAGGAGGGCACGCTCCCGGGCGCGTCGATGGCCGGCACGTTCGACGTCCTGCGCGCCAACGACCTGATCTTCAACTACGTCGTGTCCAACTGGTTGATGGGGCAGGACCCGCCCGCGTTCGACATCCTCGCCTGGAACGCCGACAGCACGCGGATGCCCGCCGCCATGCACGCGTTCTACCTGCGCAACTTCTACCTCGACAACAAGCTGGCCACGGGGCAGCTGGAGATCGCGGGGCGGACGATCGACCTCGGCGCGATCAAGGCCCCGACCTACGTCGTGAGCGCGATCAACGACCACATCGTGCCGTGGGAGTCCGCCTACAAGACGGTCGGGATGGTCAGCGGACCGGTGCGGTTCGTGCTGGGCAGCGGCGGGCACATCGCCGGCATCGTCAGCCCGCCCGGGCCCAAGGCGTGGCACATGGTGACCGAGACCGAGTCGGCGCTCCCGCCGACCGGCTCGGCGTGGCGCAGCGCCGCCGAGCGCCGCAGCGGGTCGTGGTGGGAGGACTGGACGCGCTGGTCCGAGGCGAGCTCCGGGCCGCTGCAGGCGCCGCCGCGGACGGGCAGCCAGGAGCACCCGGTGATCGGCGACGGCCCGGGGACCTACGTCCTGGAGTGA